A window from Helicobacter pylori NQ4053 encodes these proteins:
- a CDS encoding HrcA family transcriptional regulator, with amino-acid sequence MVIDEIFQIMMLRRIKVGSDLNKKESLLDAFVKTYLQILEPISSKRLKELANLKVSCATIRNYFQILSKEGMLHQAHSSGARLPTFKAFENYWHKSLRFEVLKVNEKRLKSASENFGLFVLLKKPSLERLERVIECEKRFLILDFLAFSCTLGYSVKMEKFLLELVGKSVKEVRSIAASVNALSLARQLERLEYSNTQITRFNLMGLKTLLNSPLFFDILGGKVLERLKKGLHFIEPDCMLVTRPIEFQNERMQLLCVGKLECDYEGFFQTISKEE; translated from the coding sequence ATGGTGATTGACGAGATTTTTCAAATAATGATGTTAAGAAGAATTAAAGTAGGTTCTGATTTGAATAAAAAAGAGAGTTTGTTAGATGCGTTTGTTAAAACCTATCTGCAGATTTTAGAACCCATTAGCTCTAAACGCTTGAAAGAGTTGGCGAATTTGAAAGTGTCTTGTGCGACGATCAGGAATTATTTTCAAATCCTTTCTAAAGAAGGCATGCTCCATCAAGCCCATTCTAGCGGCGCTAGATTGCCCACTTTTAAGGCGTTTGAAAACTATTGGCACAAGTCGTTGCGCTTTGAAGTTTTAAAGGTGAATGAAAAACGCCTAAAAAGCGCGAGTGAAAATTTTGGGCTTTTTGTGCTGTTAAAAAAACCCAGTTTGGAGCGTTTAGAAAGAGTCATTGAATGCGAAAAACGCTTTTTGATTTTGGACTTTTTGGCGTTTTCTTGCACGCTGGGTTACAGCGTTAAAATGGAGAAGTTTTTATTAGAACTTGTGGGCAAAAGCGTTAAAGAAGTGCGTTCAATCGCTGCTTCTGTCAATGCGTTGAGTTTGGCTAGGCAATTAGAGCGTTTGGAGTATTCCAACACACAAATCACACGCTTTAATCTGATGGGGTTAAAAACGCTTTTAAACAGCCCTTTATTTTTTGACATTTTAGGGGGTAAGGTTTTAGAGCGTTTGAAAAAGGGTTTGCATTTTATAGAGCCTGATTGCATGCTAGTAACACGCCCCATAGAATTTCAAAACGAGCGGATGCAACTACTTTGCGTGGGGAAACTAGAATGCGATTATGAAGGGTTTTTTC
- a CDS encoding class II aldolase and adducin N-terminal domain-containing protein, whose product MNTHTRGIDSNLIHSLKSISLSMFRKGFFGLYQGSISARIGANQFVINKKNAVFDQLNENTLLVLHDKMDYRWKEASLDSPIHASVYREFLDAKFIAYARPPYSLAYSLRHNRLLPRDYLGYRSLGEEISIFNPKDYDSWQERADTEILRQLQESKKYFVFIKGCGIFAYHRELSKLMEVFDLIENSCKVLRLGDLMDYCYNDDPRLSV is encoded by the coding sequence ATGAACACACACACAAGAGGCATTGACAGCAATCTGATTCATTCGCTCAAAAGCATTTCATTATCCATGTTTAGAAAGGGTTTTTTTGGGCTTTATCAAGGCTCTATTTCAGCACGCATTGGCGCGAATCAATTTGTGATCAATAAAAAAAACGCTGTTTTTGATCAATTGAATGAAAACACCTTATTGGTTTTGCATGACAAGATGGATTACCGCTGGAAAGAAGCGAGCCTGGATTCGCCCATTCATGCGAGCGTGTATCGGGAGTTTTTGGACGCTAAATTCATCGCTTACGCGCGCCCTCCTTATAGTTTGGCGTATTCCTTGCGCCACAACCGATTGCTCCCTAGAGATTATTTAGGGTATCGTTCTTTGGGCGAAGAAATTTCCATTTTTAACCCCAAAGACTATGACAGCTGGCAAGAAAGAGCGGATACAGAAATTTTACGCCAATTGCAAGAGAGCAAAAAATATTTTGTTTTCATTAAGGGGTGTGGGATTTTTGCCTACCACAGAGAGCTTTCTAAACTCATGGAAGTTTTTGATTTGATTGAAAACTCATGCAAGGTTTTACGATTGGGCGATTTAATGGATTATTGCTATAATGATGATCCACGATTGAGCGTGTAA